In the Lepisosteus oculatus isolate fLepOcu1 chromosome 6, fLepOcu1.hap2, whole genome shotgun sequence genome, one interval contains:
- the LOC107078182 gene encoding uncharacterized protein isoform X2, whose translation MPHSTSPTQPLCPLQEPYCLLSSPVHACNFKLKEVHEEETLYPTITNQLKITETKHWSHGANRHSTINPVYWKHIEDIQLSTSFEGCTDKGAVLEEDPECEGKDEWLCLEDASAPHFTAHKKPGSTKPGGPGILVLWPGGQPSAKRVQPNFHITLVVEFYQRRARRGLTVKMISRLWFDYQPLKRPDGNTFHKSGRGETSMPEIKITKRTEKGNRLISSWPFHEGSGCSFWNDKSADHLKGMISRKAKHILDCVIQGPAEGQYNTELPLLKYGKFPILFQNGDPSFPNCFCDPGRTKQVSQPLLHKCDRDRSSKDRHRITSTSPETFNGELKEYPVLRPKRKDSDGSHLIPPGNEKTGFLKQEKMKRLNYYAELRQQEEDKRRRNQMNKTRDGAAEQMHVETMQYCTWGKPGSGAPVEHVLSPRRRTFNSTGIVSQEQLRQKGFSGVPFRLYVH comes from the exons ATGCCACATTCTACAAGTCCAACTCAGCCCCTGTGTCCTTTACAGGAGCCTTACTGCCTCCTGTCTTCTCCTGTG CACGCTTGTAACTTCAAACTTAAGGAAGTGCATGAAGAAGAAACACTGTATCCTACAATCACAAATCAGCTGAAGATCACCGAAACCAAACATTGGAGCCATGGGGCTAACCGCCATAGTACAATTAATCCAGTTTACTGGAAGCATATTGAAGATATTCAGTTAAG TACCAGCTTTGAGGGCTGCACGGACAAAGGGGCAGTCTTGGAGGAAGACCCAGAATGTGAGGGAAAAGATG AGTGGCTTTGCCTTGAAGATGCCAgtgccccccatttcacagctcaTAAGAAGCCAGGTTCCACAAAGCCG GGGGGTCCAGGCATtctcgtcctctggccaggaggtcagccctcagccaagcgggttcagCCAAATTTTCACATAACACTTGTCGTGGAGTTTTatcaaagaagagccaggagag GATTGACTGTCAAAATGATTTCTCGTCTTTGGTTTGATTACCAGCCACTTAAAAGACCTGATGGAAATACATTTCACAAGAGCGGAAGAG GAGAAACAAGCATGCCAGAAATAAAAATCACTAAGAGAACAGAGAAGGGAAACAGATTG ATTTCATCCTGGCCATTTCATGAAGGATCTGGATGTTCTTTCTGGAATGACAAAAGTGCAG ACCACTTGAAAGGCATGATAAGCAGAAAAGCAAAGCACATACTAGACTGCGTAATCCAAGGACCAGCAGAAG GACAGTATAACACAGAACTCCCCTTGCTGAAATACGGAAAG TTCCCTATCTTATTTCAGAATGGCGATCCCTCCTTTCCAAACTGTTTCTGTGATCCTGGCAGAACAAAACAAG tcagCCAGCCCTTGCTACATAAATGTGATAGAGACCGTTCTTCTAAGGACAGACACCGTATTACGAGCACTTCTCCCGAGACATTTAATGGAGAATTGAAG GAATATCCTGTTTTAAGACCCAAGCGTAAAGACAGCGATGGTAGCCATTTAATTCCGCCAGGAAATGAGAAAACAGGATTTCTCAAACAG gAGAAAATGAAACGTCTCAACTATTACGCCGAGTTAAGACAGCAGGAAGAAGATAAGAGACGCAGGAATCAAATGAACAAAACGAGAGATGGAGCTGCAGAACAAATG CATGTAGAGACAATGCAGTATTGCACATGGGGAAAGCCAGGAAGTGGCGCTCCAGTCGAACATGTGCTCTCTCCTAGAAGAAGAACCTTCAATTCCACCGGCATTGTTTCTCAGGAACAG CTGAGGCAGAAAGGATTCAGCGGTGTCCCATTTCGTCTGTATGTGCATTAA
- the LOC107078182 gene encoding uncharacterized protein isoform X4: MPHSTSPTQPLCPLQEPYCLLSSPVHACNFKLKEVHEEETLYPTITNQLKITETKHWSHGANRHSTINPVYWKHIEDIQLSTSFEGCTDKGAVLEEDPECEGKDEWLCLEDASAPHFTAHKKPGSTKPPLKRPDGNTFHKSGRGETSMPEIKITKRTEKGNRLISSWPFHEGSGCSFWNDKSADHLKGMISRKAKHILDCVIQGPAEGQYNTELPLLKYGKFPILFQNGDPSFPNCFCDPGRTKQVSQPLLHKCDRDRSSKDRHRITSTSPETFNGELKEYPVLRPKRKDSDGSHLIPPGNEKTGFLKQQEKMKRLNYYAELRQQEEDKRRRNQMNKTRDGAAEQMHVETMQYCTWGKPGSGAPVEHVLSPRRRTFNSTGIVSQEQLRQKGFSGVPFRLYVH, encoded by the exons ATGCCACATTCTACAAGTCCAACTCAGCCCCTGTGTCCTTTACAGGAGCCTTACTGCCTCCTGTCTTCTCCTGTG CACGCTTGTAACTTCAAACTTAAGGAAGTGCATGAAGAAGAAACACTGTATCCTACAATCACAAATCAGCTGAAGATCACCGAAACCAAACATTGGAGCCATGGGGCTAACCGCCATAGTACAATTAATCCAGTTTACTGGAAGCATATTGAAGATATTCAGTTAAG TACCAGCTTTGAGGGCTGCACGGACAAAGGGGCAGTCTTGGAGGAAGACCCAGAATGTGAGGGAAAAGATG AGTGGCTTTGCCTTGAAGATGCCAgtgccccccatttcacagctcaTAAGAAGCCAGGTTCCACAAAGCCG CCACTTAAAAGACCTGATGGAAATACATTTCACAAGAGCGGAAGAG GAGAAACAAGCATGCCAGAAATAAAAATCACTAAGAGAACAGAGAAGGGAAACAGATTG ATTTCATCCTGGCCATTTCATGAAGGATCTGGATGTTCTTTCTGGAATGACAAAAGTGCAG ACCACTTGAAAGGCATGATAAGCAGAAAAGCAAAGCACATACTAGACTGCGTAATCCAAGGACCAGCAGAAG GACAGTATAACACAGAACTCCCCTTGCTGAAATACGGAAAG TTCCCTATCTTATTTCAGAATGGCGATCCCTCCTTTCCAAACTGTTTCTGTGATCCTGGCAGAACAAAACAAG tcagCCAGCCCTTGCTACATAAATGTGATAGAGACCGTTCTTCTAAGGACAGACACCGTATTACGAGCACTTCTCCCGAGACATTTAATGGAGAATTGAAG GAATATCCTGTTTTAAGACCCAAGCGTAAAGACAGCGATGGTAGCCATTTAATTCCGCCAGGAAATGAGAAAACAGGATTTCTCAAACAG caggAGAAAATGAAACGTCTCAACTATTACGCCGAGTTAAGACAGCAGGAAGAAGATAAGAGACGCAGGAATCAAATGAACAAAACGAGAGATGGAGCTGCAGAACAAATG CATGTAGAGACAATGCAGTATTGCACATGGGGAAAGCCAGGAAGTGGCGCTCCAGTCGAACATGTGCTCTCTCCTAGAAGAAGAACCTTCAATTCCACCGGCATTGTTTCTCAGGAACAG CTGAGGCAGAAAGGATTCAGCGGTGTCCCATTTCGTCTGTATGTGCATTAA
- the LOC107078182 gene encoding uncharacterized protein isoform X3: MPHSTSPTQPLCPLQEPYCLLSSPVHACNFKLKEVHEEETLYPTITNQLKITETKHWSHGANRHSTINPVYWKHIEDIQLSTSFEGCTDKGAVLEEDPECEGKDEWLCLEDASAPHFTAHKKPGSTKPGGPGILVLWPGGQPSAKRVQPNFHITLVVEFYQRRARRGLTVKMISRLWFDYQPLKRPDGNTFHKSGRGETSMPEIKITKRTEKGNRLISSWPFHEGSGCSFWNDKSADHLKGMISRKAKHILDCVIQGPAEGQYNTELPLLKYGKNGDPSFPNCFCDPGRTKQVSQPLLHKCDRDRSSKDRHRITSTSPETFNGELKEYPVLRPKRKDSDGSHLIPPGNEKTGFLKQQEKMKRLNYYAELRQQEEDKRRRNQMNKTRDGAAEQMHVETMQYCTWGKPGSGAPVEHVLSPRRRTFNSTGIVSQEQLRQKGFSGVPFRLYVH; encoded by the exons ATGCCACATTCTACAAGTCCAACTCAGCCCCTGTGTCCTTTACAGGAGCCTTACTGCCTCCTGTCTTCTCCTGTG CACGCTTGTAACTTCAAACTTAAGGAAGTGCATGAAGAAGAAACACTGTATCCTACAATCACAAATCAGCTGAAGATCACCGAAACCAAACATTGGAGCCATGGGGCTAACCGCCATAGTACAATTAATCCAGTTTACTGGAAGCATATTGAAGATATTCAGTTAAG TACCAGCTTTGAGGGCTGCACGGACAAAGGGGCAGTCTTGGAGGAAGACCCAGAATGTGAGGGAAAAGATG AGTGGCTTTGCCTTGAAGATGCCAgtgccccccatttcacagctcaTAAGAAGCCAGGTTCCACAAAGCCG GGGGGTCCAGGCATtctcgtcctctggccaggaggtcagccctcagccaagcgggttcagCCAAATTTTCACATAACACTTGTCGTGGAGTTTTatcaaagaagagccaggagag GATTGACTGTCAAAATGATTTCTCGTCTTTGGTTTGATTACCAGCCACTTAAAAGACCTGATGGAAATACATTTCACAAGAGCGGAAGAG GAGAAACAAGCATGCCAGAAATAAAAATCACTAAGAGAACAGAGAAGGGAAACAGATTG ATTTCATCCTGGCCATTTCATGAAGGATCTGGATGTTCTTTCTGGAATGACAAAAGTGCAG ACCACTTGAAAGGCATGATAAGCAGAAAAGCAAAGCACATACTAGACTGCGTAATCCAAGGACCAGCAGAAG GACAGTATAACACAGAACTCCCCTTGCTGAAATACGGAAAG AATGGCGATCCCTCCTTTCCAAACTGTTTCTGTGATCCTGGCAGAACAAAACAAG tcagCCAGCCCTTGCTACATAAATGTGATAGAGACCGTTCTTCTAAGGACAGACACCGTATTACGAGCACTTCTCCCGAGACATTTAATGGAGAATTGAAG GAATATCCTGTTTTAAGACCCAAGCGTAAAGACAGCGATGGTAGCCATTTAATTCCGCCAGGAAATGAGAAAACAGGATTTCTCAAACAG caggAGAAAATGAAACGTCTCAACTATTACGCCGAGTTAAGACAGCAGGAAGAAGATAAGAGACGCAGGAATCAAATGAACAAAACGAGAGATGGAGCTGCAGAACAAATG CATGTAGAGACAATGCAGTATTGCACATGGGGAAAGCCAGGAAGTGGCGCTCCAGTCGAACATGTGCTCTCTCCTAGAAGAAGAACCTTCAATTCCACCGGCATTGTTTCTCAGGAACAG CTGAGGCAGAAAGGATTCAGCGGTGTCCCATTTCGTCTGTATGTGCATTAA
- the LOC107078182 gene encoding uncharacterized protein isoform X1: MPHSTSPTQPLCPLQEPYCLLSSPVHACNFKLKEVHEEETLYPTITNQLKITETKHWSHGANRHSTINPVYWKHIEDIQLSTSFEGCTDKGAVLEEDPECEGKDEWLCLEDASAPHFTAHKKPGSTKPGGPGILVLWPGGQPSAKRVQPNFHITLVVEFYQRRARRGLTVKMISRLWFDYQPLKRPDGNTFHKSGRGETSMPEIKITKRTEKGNRLISSWPFHEGSGCSFWNDKSADHLKGMISRKAKHILDCVIQGPAEGQYNTELPLLKYGKFPILFQNGDPSFPNCFCDPGRTKQVSQPLLHKCDRDRSSKDRHRITSTSPETFNGELKEYPVLRPKRKDSDGSHLIPPGNEKTGFLKQQEKMKRLNYYAELRQQEEDKRRRNQMNKTRDGAAEQMHVETMQYCTWGKPGSGAPVEHVLSPRRRTFNSTGIVSQEQLRQKGFSGVPFRLYVH, from the exons ATGCCACATTCTACAAGTCCAACTCAGCCCCTGTGTCCTTTACAGGAGCCTTACTGCCTCCTGTCTTCTCCTGTG CACGCTTGTAACTTCAAACTTAAGGAAGTGCATGAAGAAGAAACACTGTATCCTACAATCACAAATCAGCTGAAGATCACCGAAACCAAACATTGGAGCCATGGGGCTAACCGCCATAGTACAATTAATCCAGTTTACTGGAAGCATATTGAAGATATTCAGTTAAG TACCAGCTTTGAGGGCTGCACGGACAAAGGGGCAGTCTTGGAGGAAGACCCAGAATGTGAGGGAAAAGATG AGTGGCTTTGCCTTGAAGATGCCAgtgccccccatttcacagctcaTAAGAAGCCAGGTTCCACAAAGCCG GGGGGTCCAGGCATtctcgtcctctggccaggaggtcagccctcagccaagcgggttcagCCAAATTTTCACATAACACTTGTCGTGGAGTTTTatcaaagaagagccaggagag GATTGACTGTCAAAATGATTTCTCGTCTTTGGTTTGATTACCAGCCACTTAAAAGACCTGATGGAAATACATTTCACAAGAGCGGAAGAG GAGAAACAAGCATGCCAGAAATAAAAATCACTAAGAGAACAGAGAAGGGAAACAGATTG ATTTCATCCTGGCCATTTCATGAAGGATCTGGATGTTCTTTCTGGAATGACAAAAGTGCAG ACCACTTGAAAGGCATGATAAGCAGAAAAGCAAAGCACATACTAGACTGCGTAATCCAAGGACCAGCAGAAG GACAGTATAACACAGAACTCCCCTTGCTGAAATACGGAAAG TTCCCTATCTTATTTCAGAATGGCGATCCCTCCTTTCCAAACTGTTTCTGTGATCCTGGCAGAACAAAACAAG tcagCCAGCCCTTGCTACATAAATGTGATAGAGACCGTTCTTCTAAGGACAGACACCGTATTACGAGCACTTCTCCCGAGACATTTAATGGAGAATTGAAG GAATATCCTGTTTTAAGACCCAAGCGTAAAGACAGCGATGGTAGCCATTTAATTCCGCCAGGAAATGAGAAAACAGGATTTCTCAAACAG caggAGAAAATGAAACGTCTCAACTATTACGCCGAGTTAAGACAGCAGGAAGAAGATAAGAGACGCAGGAATCAAATGAACAAAACGAGAGATGGAGCTGCAGAACAAATG CATGTAGAGACAATGCAGTATTGCACATGGGGAAAGCCAGGAAGTGGCGCTCCAGTCGAACATGTGCTCTCTCCTAGAAGAAGAACCTTCAATTCCACCGGCATTGTTTCTCAGGAACAG CTGAGGCAGAAAGGATTCAGCGGTGTCCCATTTCGTCTGTATGTGCATTAA